The Bacillus sp. Marseille-Q1617 genome has a segment encoding these proteins:
- the lexA gene encoding transcriptional repressor LexA, which produces MTKLSKRQQDILQYIKVSVKEKGYPPSVREIGEAVGLASSSTVHGHLARLESKGLIRRDPTKPRAIEILDLEEDTIPRQKVVNVPLIGKVTAGQPITAVENVEEFFPLPERLAPSDEQVFMLEIMGDSMIEAGILDGDFVIVRQQQTANNGDIVVAMTEEDEATVKRFFKEKDFVRLQPENSTMSPIILRNVSILGKVIGVYRQVH; this is translated from the coding sequence ATGACTAAATTGTCTAAACGACAGCAAGACATACTTCAATACATTAAAGTATCCGTGAAAGAAAAGGGTTATCCGCCTTCAGTCCGTGAAATTGGGGAAGCTGTCGGTTTGGCTTCCAGTTCCACGGTCCACGGTCATCTGGCAAGACTCGAAAGCAAAGGACTTATCCGCCGGGATCCAACAAAGCCAAGGGCAATCGAGATTCTCGATTTAGAAGAGGACACGATCCCCCGTCAAAAAGTTGTAAATGTTCCGTTGATTGGTAAAGTAACGGCAGGACAGCCTATTACGGCTGTTGAAAATGTCGAGGAATTCTTTCCGCTGCCTGAGCGCCTGGCTCCTTCAGATGAACAGGTTTTCATGCTTGAAATCATGGGAGACAGTATGATCGAAGCCGGTATTCTTGATGGGGACTTCGTCATCGTAAGACAACAGCAGACTGCTAATAATGGGGATATCGTAGTTGCAATGACGGAAGAAGACGAAGCAACAGTCAAACGTTTTTTCAAAGAAAAAGATTTTGTAAGGCTGCAACCGGAAAACTCAACTATGAGTCCGATCATTTTACGTAATGTATCTATTTTAGGGAAAGTCATCGGTGTCTATCGACAAGTCCATTAA
- the hflX gene encoding GTPase HflX translates to MKEKILLVGCQLEEDDLRFQYSMKELEELTETAQGEVLAVLSQKRDRIHPSTYIGKGKVEELSALEDQFEPDIIIFNDELSPSQIRNLSKELDARVIDRTQLILDIFAQRARSREGKLQVELAQLQYLLPRLIGQGTSLSRLGGGIGTRGPGETKLESDRRHIHRRIDDIKKQLQTIVEHRERYRERRKKNKAFQAALVGYTNAGKSTLFNRLSVADSYEEDQLFATLDPMTRKMVLPSGYYTLLTDTVGFIQDLPTSLIAAFRSTLEEVKEADLLLHVVDSSNPDYHQHEETVLSLLKDLGMEGLPVLTVYNKRDISHPEFVPVSGAGQIMVSAIDSEDRKQLLLKVEEMVKNQMDPYHVMIPASEGKVLSQLKNETILKKLEFLEESQSYEIVGYHLEDHQIRGSIKKFQKQKGSK, encoded by the coding sequence ATGAAGGAAAAAATCCTGTTAGTCGGTTGTCAGCTGGAAGAAGATGACCTCCGCTTTCAATATAGCATGAAAGAGCTTGAAGAGTTGACTGAGACGGCTCAGGGGGAAGTGCTGGCGGTATTATCTCAAAAAAGGGACCGGATTCATCCGAGTACATATATAGGAAAAGGAAAGGTAGAGGAGCTTTCGGCTCTGGAAGATCAGTTTGAGCCTGACATCATCATTTTCAATGATGAGCTTTCCCCCAGTCAGATACGAAATCTGTCAAAAGAGCTGGATGCACGGGTCATTGACCGGACTCAGCTTATTTTGGATATATTCGCTCAGCGGGCCAGGTCACGTGAAGGGAAGCTGCAGGTAGAATTAGCTCAGCTTCAGTACCTGCTTCCACGCTTAATCGGACAAGGTACTTCCCTTTCAAGGCTGGGTGGGGGAATCGGTACAAGAGGACCCGGTGAAACCAAGCTCGAAAGCGACAGAAGACATATCCACCGCAGAATCGATGACATCAAAAAGCAGCTTCAAACGATTGTGGAGCATCGGGAAAGATATCGTGAAAGAAGAAAGAAAAATAAAGCCTTTCAAGCAGCCCTCGTCGGGTACACGAATGCAGGTAAGTCCACCTTATTCAACCGCCTTTCGGTAGCTGATTCGTATGAAGAGGACCAGCTCTTTGCCACATTGGATCCGATGACAAGGAAAATGGTGTTACCCAGCGGCTATTATACCTTACTGACGGATACTGTGGGATTCATACAAGATCTGCCTACCTCCCTCATAGCAGCCTTTCGCTCCACTCTTGAAGAAGTGAAAGAAGCTGATCTCCTTCTACATGTAGTGGATAGTTCGAATCCCGATTACCATCAGCATGAAGAAACCGTACTATCGCTCCTTAAGGACCTTGGAATGGAAGGTTTGCCCGTGCTGACGGTTTACAATAAGCGGGATATAAGTCATCCTGAGTTTGTGCCGGTGAGTGGTGCAGGTCAGATCATGGTCAGCGCCATAGATAGTGAAGACCGTAAACAGCTGTTATTAAAGGTTGAAGAGATGGTTAAGAATCAAATGGATCCTTATCACGTAATGATACCTGCAAGTGAAGGGAAGGTTCTCTCGCAGCTTAAGAATGAAACAATTTTAAAAAAACTCGAATTCCTGGAGGAATCCCAATCGTACGAAATAGTCGGGTATCATCTTGAAGATCACCAAATAAGAGGAAGCATCAAGAAATTTCAAAAGCAGAAGGGAAGCAAGTAA
- a CDS encoding recombinase family protein: MRAAIYCRVSTKKDTQETSLERQEAELVKLAEEHQFDVQAIIKDQASGFELDRQGVLTLLDLIKDQSIDAVLIQDETRIGRGNAKIALIHCILKENVKIISQTHSGELHLSESDSMVINIVSMVEEYQRKLHNLKIKRGMKRAVENGFRPHKNLKNKGNSEGRERIEVPVEEIVRLRKNELTFAEIAATLRGFGYNISKATVHRRFKEYIEAQQET; encoded by the coding sequence ATGAGAGCTGCGATTTACTGCAGGGTGAGTACAAAGAAAGATACGCAGGAAACTTCACTTGAAAGACAGGAAGCGGAATTGGTTAAGCTTGCAGAGGAGCACCAATTTGACGTACAAGCGATTATTAAGGATCAGGCAAGTGGTTTTGAACTGGACCGCCAAGGTGTCCTGACACTGTTGGATTTAATAAAGGACCAGTCCATTGATGCAGTGCTGATTCAAGATGAAACGAGAATAGGAAGAGGGAATGCAAAAATTGCATTGATTCATTGCATTTTAAAGGAAAATGTAAAAATCATTAGTCAGACCCATAGTGGGGAGCTGCATTTATCTGAATCGGATTCAATGGTCATCAATATTGTCAGTATGGTAGAAGAGTATCAAAGAAAACTCCATAACTTAAAAATTAAACGAGGGATGAAAAGAGCGGTTGAAAATGGCTTCCGTCCGCACAAAAACTTAAAAAATAAAGGGAATTCCGAAGGCAGGGAGCGGATTGAAGTCCCGGTTGAAGAAATTGTGAGACTGAGGAAGAATGAGCTGACGTTTGCCGAAATCGCCGCTACCTTGAGAGGTTTCGGGTATAATATATCAAAAGCGACTGTACATAGAAGGTTTAAAGAGTATATAGAAGCCCAGCAAGAAACATAA
- a CDS encoding MerR family transcriptional regulator, translated as MSGSEIRRTMALFPISIVMQLTDLTARQIRYYEEHELISPARTEGNRRLFSLNDIDKLLEVKDLLDQGVNMAGIKKIFSVTAMDEKKVVSETSKQEEEKARQDLTDEQLRKLLRNELMHSGKFNRASLRQGDMSRFFH; from the coding sequence ATGAGTGGAAGTGAAATTCGTCGAACGATGGCACTCTTTCCTATAAGTATTGTCATGCAGCTCACGGACTTAACGGCTCGTCAGATTCGATACTACGAAGAGCATGAGTTGATTTCTCCAGCACGTACAGAGGGGAATCGTAGGCTCTTTTCCTTGAATGACATTGATAAACTATTAGAAGTTAAAGATTTGTTAGATCAAGGGGTGAATATGGCAGGTATAAAGAAGATATTCTCAGTGACTGCCATGGACGAAAAGAAAGTAGTGTCTGAAACAAGTAAGCAGGAGGAAGAAAAAGCAAGACAGGATCTTACTGACGAACAGCTTCGTAAATTACTCCGAAATGAATTGATGCATTCCGGAAAGTTTAATCGGGCTTCCTTGCGTCAAGGAGACATGTCCCGCTTTTTTCATTAA
- the spoVK gene encoding stage V sporulation protein K, with translation MRMKNNGQISIVLNSQKRNSVRDTLKPDTLPQSFPQEHVALKEIEEELGSLVGMEEMKKMVKEIYAWIYVNKKREAMGLKAGKQALHMMFKGNPGTGKTTVARIIGKLFLKMNVLSKGHLIEAERADLVGEYIGHTAQKTRDLIKKSLGGILFIDEAYSLGRGGEKDFGKEAIDTLVKHMEDKQHEFILILAGYSKEMDHFLTLNPGLQSRFPLVFHFPDYSVDQLMEIGKRMLDEKQYLLSSDAERKIREHLHSAKNSLSPMAFSNGRYVRNILEKSIRAQAMRLLLENCYSRNDLITIRSNDLIFTKSTAD, from the coding sequence ATGAGAATGAAAAATAATGGACAAATAAGTATTGTGCTTAATTCACAGAAACGTAATTCAGTACGGGATACACTTAAGCCCGATACCCTGCCCCAATCATTTCCTCAAGAGCATGTGGCATTAAAGGAGATCGAAGAAGAGTTAGGGTCTCTTGTCGGAATGGAAGAAATGAAAAAGATGGTGAAAGAAATTTATGCATGGATATATGTGAATAAAAAGCGTGAAGCAATGGGGTTGAAAGCAGGTAAGCAAGCTCTTCATATGATGTTTAAAGGGAATCCGGGTACAGGGAAGACGACTGTAGCAAGAATAATCGGCAAATTATTTTTAAAGATGAATGTGTTATCAAAAGGTCATTTAATCGAAGCTGAGAGGGCAGACTTGGTCGGGGAGTACATCGGTCATACTGCCCAAAAAACAAGGGACTTGATCAAAAAATCATTAGGCGGGATCTTATTCATCGATGAAGCGTATTCCTTGGGAAGAGGGGGAGAAAAGGATTTCGGGAAGGAAGCGATCGATACCCTTGTTAAACATATGGAAGACAAACAACATGAGTTCATCCTCATACTTGCGGGTTATTCAAAGGAAATGGATCATTTCCTCACGTTAAACCCGGGGCTTCAGTCCAGGTTTCCGCTGGTGTTTCATTTTCCAGATTATTCCGTAGATCAATTGATGGAAATCGGAAAGCGGATGCTTGACGAAAAGCAATACTTATTAAGTTCAGATGCCGAAAGGAAGATCCGTGAGCATTTGCACTCAGCAAAAAATTCACTGTCACCCATGGCATTTTCAAATGGGAGATACGTTAGAAACATATTGGAAAAATCGATCCGCGCCCAAGCGATGAGACTTCTCTTGGAGAATTGTTACAGCAGGAATGATTTAATCACCATCAGAAGCAATGATCTGATTTTTACTAAAAGTACTGCAGATTAA
- the glnA gene encoding type I glutamate--ammonia ligase: protein MSKYTREDVIRLANEEGVKFIRLQFTDILGTIKNVEIPFSQLEKALDNKMMFDGSSIEGFVRIEESDMYLFPDLDTWLVFPWTAEKGKVARLICDIYNPDGTPFEGDPRNNLKRVLKEMEELGFSDFNLGPEPEFFLFKLDVNGEPTLELNDNGGYFDLAPTDLGENCRRDIALELEEMGFEIEASHHEVAPGQHEIDFKYASALRACDDIQTFKLVVKTIARKHGLHATFMPKPLFGVNGSGMHCNMSLFKDGKNAFFDEKGDLQLSDTARQFLAGTIKHATAFTAITNPTVNSYKRLVPGYEAPCYVAWSAQNRSPLIRIPASRGISTRVEVRSVDPAANPYLAMSVLLAAGLDGIKNNLEAPKPIDRNIYVMDKKEREEAGITDLPATLYAALEELKKDEVIIKSLGGHIFEHFVEAKEIEWDMFRTQVHPWEREQYIQMY from the coding sequence ATGTCAAAGTATACTCGTGAAGATGTGATTAGATTAGCGAATGAAGAGGGTGTTAAATTCATTCGTCTGCAATTCACTGATATTTTAGGGACGATCAAGAACGTAGAGATCCCTTTCAGTCAGTTGGAGAAGGCACTAGATAATAAGATGATGTTTGACGGATCTTCAATTGAAGGATTCGTGCGTATCGAAGAGTCGGATATGTACCTTTTCCCGGACCTTGACACATGGCTTGTATTCCCTTGGACTGCGGAAAAGGGTAAGGTTGCCCGCTTGATCTGTGATATCTATAATCCGGATGGAACTCCATTCGAAGGGGATCCGCGTAACAACCTTAAGCGAGTGCTAAAGGAAATGGAAGAGCTTGGATTTTCTGACTTCAACTTGGGACCTGAGCCTGAATTCTTCCTCTTTAAATTAGATGTCAATGGAGAGCCTACGCTTGAATTGAATGATAATGGCGGATATTTTGACCTTGCTCCTACTGACCTGGGTGAAAACTGCCGTCGTGATATCGCTCTTGAATTAGAAGAAATGGGCTTTGAAATTGAAGCGTCTCACCATGAGGTAGCTCCTGGTCAGCATGAAATCGACTTTAAATATGCAAGTGCGCTGAGAGCCTGCGACGATATCCAAACGTTTAAACTTGTTGTAAAAACCATTGCACGCAAGCACGGTCTTCATGCAACGTTCATGCCAAAACCATTATTCGGAGTGAATGGTTCAGGAATGCACTGTAACATGTCGCTATTCAAAGACGGTAAAAATGCTTTCTTCGATGAAAAAGGAGATCTGCAATTAAGTGACACTGCACGCCAGTTCCTGGCAGGAACCATTAAGCATGCAACTGCATTCACTGCAATCACGAACCCTACTGTTAACTCGTATAAACGTCTGGTTCCTGGTTATGAAGCTCCATGTTATGTTGCATGGTCAGCTCAAAACCGCAGCCCGTTAATCCGTATTCCAGCTTCCCGTGGAATCAGTACACGTGTAGAAGTTAGAAGTGTGGATCCGGCAGCAAACCCTTATTTGGCTATGTCTGTCCTGCTTGCAGCAGGTCTTGACGGCATCAAGAACAATCTTGAGGCACCTAAGCCAATCGACCGCAACATCTATGTAATGGATAAAAAGGAACGTGAAGAAGCAGGTATCACTGATTTACCGGCCACTTTATATGCTGCATTGGAAGAATTGAAAAAAGATGAAGTGATCATTAAATCCTTAGGCGGCCACATCTTTGAACACTTCGTGGAAGCGAAAGAAATCGAATGGGATATGTTCCGTACACAAGTTCACCCTTGGGAAAGAGAACAGTATATCCAAATGTACTAA
- a CDS encoding N-acetyltransferase, translated as MHLKRESSNKRTEFIPLLLIGDEAEEMVMHYLHEGDIYTIWKEEQRIGIIHVLHSSGNSAEIKNMGLLCTEQGKGFGKEAMKLLEESLSKDGIVTLSVGTANSSIENLAFYQKCGYRINEIKHDFFLQYPRPIVENGIRALDMIVLKKPIG; from the coding sequence ATGCATTTAAAAAGAGAAAGTAGTAACAAACGTACAGAGTTTATTCCACTTCTTCTGATAGGTGATGAGGCAGAAGAGATGGTCATGCACTATTTACATGAAGGAGATATCTATACTATTTGGAAAGAAGAGCAAAGAATCGGCATCATTCATGTTCTTCACAGCTCCGGTAACTCTGCTGAAATAAAAAATATGGGCCTGTTGTGCACAGAGCAGGGTAAAGGTTTTGGTAAAGAAGCAATGAAACTTTTAGAAGAAAGCCTATCAAAAGATGGAATTGTTACCTTGAGCGTCGGCACGGCAAATAGCAGTATTGAAAACCTCGCTTTTTATCAAAAATGCGGATATAGGATAAATGAGATCAAACATGACTTCTTCCTTCAATATCCCCGGCCGATCGTAGAAAATGGTATAAGGGCACTTGATATGATTGTTTTGAAAAAACCAATTGGATAA
- a CDS encoding trimeric intracellular cation channel family protein, with product MTWEVLSIIGTIAFAVSGAIIAMEEEYDILGVYILGIVTAFGGGAIRNLLIGVPVSALWEQGMLFQIALLAITAVFIFPNNLLKHWRRWGNFFDAVGLSAFAIQGALYASEMSHPLSAVIVAAVLTGSGGGIIRDLLAGRKPLVLRSEIYAVWAVLCGAAVGLGIASSSFELYTLFILTTALRVLSYLYKWRLPNRSLRAHG from the coding sequence ATGACCTGGGAAGTTTTGAGTATCATCGGAACCATTGCATTTGCTGTATCTGGTGCCATCATAGCCATGGAAGAAGAATATGACATTCTAGGTGTATATATACTGGGGATCGTCACTGCTTTTGGCGGTGGGGCCATCAGGAATTTACTTATCGGTGTTCCGGTTTCCGCTTTATGGGAACAGGGGATGCTGTTTCAAATTGCCCTTCTAGCCATAACGGCTGTTTTTATATTTCCGAATAACCTGTTAAAACATTGGAGGCGCTGGGGAAACTTTTTTGATGCCGTAGGCCTTTCTGCTTTTGCAATTCAGGGTGCCTTATATGCGTCTGAAATGAGTCATCCACTATCAGCAGTCATTGTGGCGGCCGTTCTGACTGGAAGCGGCGGAGGTATCATCCGTGATCTTCTAGCCGGGAGAAAGCCCCTTGTTCTACGTTCTGAAATATATGCTGTCTGGGCGGTATTGTGCGGTGCAGCTGTTGGTCTCGGGATTGCAAGTTCTTCATTTGAACTCTACACTTTATTCATTCTGACGACAGCGCTGCGTGTCCTGTCATACTTGTATAAATGGCGATTACCCAATAGAAGTCTCCGGGCACATGGGTGA
- the tkt gene encoding transketolase: protein MFDNTDQLAINTMRTLSIDAIEKAGSGHPGMPMGAAPMAYALWTRFMNHNPKNPEWFNRDRFVLSAGHGSMLLYSLLHLSGYDVSMDDLKEFRQWGSKTPGHPEYGHTPGVEATTGPLGQGIAMAVGMALAERHLAATYNKDSYNLVDHYTYSICGDGDLMEGVSSEAASLAAHLKLGRLVVLYDSNDISLDGELDKSFSESVEGRFESYGWQYIRVEDGNDLEEISKAIEEAQSDTSRPTMIEVKTVIGYGAPNKSGKSDVHGAPLGEEEMKLTKEAYKWTFEQDFHVPDEVYSRFEEKIQHTGSQKEEEWANLFVKYKEEYPELAVQLEAAIKDELPEGWDSEIPVYEEGKSLASRASSGEVLNAIAKNLPSFIGGSADLAGSNKTMIKGEADFTPESYEGKNIWFGVREFGMGAAMNGMALHGGLKVFGGTFFVFSDYLRPAIRLAALMGLPVTYVFTHDSIAVGEDGPTHEPVEQLASLRAMPNLCVIRPADGNEVAAAWKLSMETTDQPTLLVLSRQNLPTLKGTADKAYNGVDKGAYVVSPAGKEQPDALLLATGSEVSLAVEAQNALEKDGISVSVVSMPSWDRFEKQSKEYRDSILPKAVTKRLAIEMGSPLGWDRYVGADGDILAINGYGASAPGDKVLEEYGFTADNVVSRIKALLQ from the coding sequence ATGTTTGATAATACAGATCAATTAGCAATTAATACAATGCGAACATTATCTATCGATGCAATTGAAAAAGCAGGTTCAGGACACCCGGGTATGCCGATGGGTGCAGCACCTATGGCGTACGCTCTGTGGACACGCTTCATGAATCATAACCCGAAAAATCCTGAGTGGTTTAACAGAGACCGCTTTGTTTTATCTGCCGGGCATGGTTCCATGCTATTGTACAGCCTTCTACATTTATCAGGCTATGATGTATCAATGGATGATCTTAAGGAATTCCGCCAGTGGGGAAGCAAAACTCCCGGGCACCCTGAGTATGGTCACACACCAGGTGTAGAAGCGACTACCGGTCCTCTTGGACAAGGAATTGCGATGGCTGTCGGTATGGCGCTTGCAGAAAGACATTTGGCTGCAACCTACAATAAGGATAGCTACAATCTCGTTGACCATTATACATATTCGATTTGCGGTGATGGAGATTTAATGGAAGGTGTTTCTTCAGAAGCAGCATCTTTAGCAGCTCACCTAAAACTTGGACGCTTGGTCGTTCTTTACGATTCAAATGATATTTCTTTGGATGGAGAATTGGATAAATCTTTCTCCGAGAGTGTTGAAGGCCGTTTTGAGTCATATGGCTGGCAATATATCAGGGTGGAAGACGGTAATGATCTTGAGGAAATTTCAAAAGCGATTGAAGAGGCTCAATCCGACACTTCACGTCCGACGATGATTGAGGTTAAGACTGTTATCGGATATGGTGCACCAAATAAATCAGGAAAATCAGATGTTCATGGTGCCCCGCTGGGTGAAGAAGAAATGAAGCTTACTAAAGAAGCTTATAAATGGACATTCGAACAGGATTTCCATGTACCGGATGAGGTATACAGCCGTTTTGAAGAGAAGATTCAACACACAGGTTCTCAAAAAGAAGAAGAGTGGGCGAATCTGTTCGTAAAATATAAGGAAGAATATCCTGAGTTGGCAGTCCAATTAGAAGCTGCAATTAAAGATGAGCTTCCTGAAGGATGGGACAGTGAAATACCTGTGTATGAAGAAGGTAAATCACTGGCAAGCCGTGCTTCTTCCGGAGAAGTACTAAATGCCATCGCCAAAAATCTTCCTTCATTCATCGGTGGGTCTGCCGATCTGGCAGGTTCAAACAAAACAATGATTAAGGGAGAAGCAGATTTCACTCCAGAATCATATGAAGGGAAAAACATCTGGTTCGGCGTCCGCGAATTCGGAATGGGTGCAGCGATGAATGGCATGGCCCTGCATGGCGGCCTAAAAGTCTTTGGCGGAACATTCTTCGTCTTCAGTGACTATCTAAGACCGGCAATCCGTCTCGCTGCACTTATGGGTCTTCCTGTAACATATGTGTTCACACATGACAGTATTGCTGTAGGGGAAGATGGACCAACACATGAACCAGTAGAACAACTTGCATCACTTCGTGCAATGCCTAACTTGTGTGTAATCAGACCAGCTGACGGAAATGAAGTAGCTGCGGCATGGAAACTTTCCATGGAAACTACTGATCAGCCGACATTGCTTGTGTTATCCCGTCAAAACCTTCCTACATTAAAAGGAACTGCAGATAAAGCATATAACGGAGTAGATAAAGGCGCGTATGTTGTTTCACCGGCAGGGAAAGAACAGCCGGATGCGTTATTGCTTGCTACAGGGTCGGAAGTCAGCTTGGCTGTAGAGGCACAGAATGCGTTAGAGAAAGATGGCATCAGTGTTTCTGTTGTAAGCATGCCTTCTTGGGATCGTTTTGAAAAGCAATCCAAGGAATATAGAGATTCCATCCTGCCTAAGGCTGTAACGAAACGTCTTGCCATTGAAATGGGATCACCTCTTGGATGGGACCGTTATGTGGGTGCAGATGGAGACATTCTTGCCATCAATGGATATGGCGCCTCTGCTCCTGGAGATAAAGTGCTTGAGGAATACGGATTTACAGCAGATAATGTTGTATCAAGAATCAAAGCATTGCTTCAATAA
- a CDS encoding LysM peptidoglycan-binding domain-containing protein, protein MLTHIWNRFSYIITLFVLSFLSAGYLFLTTGSEPSYETVTVGKGDTLWTIAETFEGEYSMTREEFIKWVGKENNLISFTIEPGMSLVLPVESSTYSTHSDIQLAMNND, encoded by the coding sequence ATGTTAACACACATTTGGAATCGTTTTTCTTACATAATTACTCTTTTTGTATTATCTTTTTTATCAGCTGGCTATTTATTTTTAACGACAGGGAGCGAGCCTTCCTATGAAACTGTAACTGTAGGTAAAGGTGATACTCTCTGGACGATTGCAGAAACGTTTGAAGGAGAATATTCCATGACAAGAGAAGAGTTCATTAAATGGGTGGGGAAAGAAAATAATCTTATATCTTTTACGATCGAACCAGGAATGTCACTGGTTTTGCCTGTAGAATCTTCCACTTATTCTACCCATTCCGATATACAGCTTGCCATGAATAATGACTAA
- a CDS encoding DUF896 domain-containing protein, whose protein sequence is MLSKKKMNRINELAKKSKESGLTENEAKEQTKLRKEYLETFRQSMKGTIENTRIFDSEGNEVTPKKVKEIQNKRKMH, encoded by the coding sequence ATGCTTTCAAAGAAAAAGATGAATAGAATAAATGAATTGGCAAAGAAGTCAAAAGAGAGTGGCTTAACTGAAAATGAAGCAAAGGAACAAACGAAGTTAAGAAAAGAATACCTGGAGACATTTCGTCAATCAATGAAAGGCACAATAGAAAATACACGCATCTTCGATTCCGAGGGCAACGAAGTCACCCCCAAGAAAGTCAAAGAAATCCAAAACAAACGAAAAATGCATTAA
- a CDS encoding methionine gamma-lyase family protein: MFEQLVHGEVLKPLVNKVETSIHSIHKGIDERAEMNQFKVLRSFQKHKVSDSHFIPSTGYGYDDIGRDTLESIYADVFGGEAGLVRSQIISGTHAISIALFGVLRPGDELVYITGKPYDTLEEIVGIRGEGTGSLKDFGISYDCVELNDSGKVDFVNVQKTISSKTKMVGIQRSKGYANRPSFTIEEIEEMIRFVKEINPEIVVFVDNCYGEFVEGFEPCHVGADLMAGSLIKNPGGGLAKTGGYIVGKKDMVEACSYRMTSPGIGSEAGASLYSLQEMYQGFFLAPHVVAQSLKGAVFTSAMLTEFGMNTNPAPGDKRTDLIQSVQFDDKEKMISFCQAIQFASPINSHFTPYPNYMPGYEDDVIMAAGTFIQGSSIELSADGPIRPPYTAYVQGGLTYSHVKIAVCSALDNLMEKGLITIHNGY; this comes from the coding sequence ATGTTTGAACAATTAGTGCATGGAGAGGTTTTAAAACCTCTGGTAAATAAAGTGGAAACCTCAATTCATTCAATACATAAAGGGATTGATGAACGTGCTGAGATGAATCAGTTCAAAGTACTCAGATCGTTTCAAAAGCACAAAGTAAGTGACTCGCACTTCATCCCGTCTACCGGCTACGGGTATGACGATATAGGCCGGGACACGCTTGAAAGTATCTACGCAGATGTCTTCGGCGGTGAAGCCGGATTGGTCAGGTCTCAAATCATTTCAGGGACACATGCCATTTCCATTGCATTATTTGGTGTGTTAAGACCTGGTGATGAATTAGTGTATATTACCGGTAAACCTTATGATACCCTGGAAGAAATAGTAGGAATACGAGGGGAAGGTACCGGTTCTTTGAAGGATTTTGGCATTTCGTACGACTGTGTGGAACTGAATGATTCTGGAAAAGTGGACTTTGTAAATGTCCAGAAAACCATTTCCTCAAAAACTAAAATGGTAGGGATTCAACGTTCTAAAGGATATGCCAACCGTCCTTCTTTTACAATTGAAGAAATAGAAGAAATGATTCGCTTTGTCAAAGAAATCAACCCCGAAATCGTAGTGTTTGTAGATAATTGTTACGGTGAATTTGTAGAGGGGTTTGAGCCATGTCATGTCGGGGCTGATCTCATGGCCGGGTCTTTAATCAAAAACCCGGGTGGCGGCCTGGCCAAGACAGGTGGTTATATTGTAGGGAAAAAAGATATGGTGGAAGCTTGTTCATACAGAATGACCTCCCCTGGCATCGGATCTGAAGCGGGGGCTTCCCTCTATAGTCTTCAGGAGATGTACCAAGGCTTTTTCCTTGCACCACATGTAGTCGCACAATCCTTGAAAGGAGCTGTATTCACTTCTGCCATGCTGACAGAGTTCGGAATGAATACCAATCCTGCCCCTGGTGACAAACGTACAGACCTTATACAATCCGTGCAATTTGACGACAAAGAAAAGATGATTTCTTTTTGCCAGGCCATTCAATTTGCTTCTCCGATCAATTCGCATTTTACGCCGTATCCGAATTATATGCCCGGATATGAAGATGATGTCATCATGGCTGCGGGGACTTTCATCCAGGGTTCAAGTATAGAATTATCTGCAGACGGACCGATCAGACCACCCTATACCGCATATGTACAAGGTGGACTGACCTATTCACATGTGAAAATAGCCGTATGTTCGGCCTTGGATAATTTAATGGAAAAAGGTTTAATAACCATTCATAACGGATATTAA